The Borreliella garinii region AGCTCCCAACTTTCTATTAAAGAAGTTGCTTTTAGTTGGTAAATGAGCATCAAGCTCGACACTAAAATCTCTGCCAAGATAATCAGTGCTCATAGGAGGCCCTAAAGTTCCCGCCATTAAAAAATCAAATTTTTTCTCATGGGCAAATTTTTTATAGTATATTTTTACTATATCTCCAAATTTAATGTCGTTGGCGAAATCTAGAGGCAAGTTTCAAAGTACAATTTTTGCTTGTTTGGAGCTTATAGTATGAATATTTGAATACACGTTGGATATAGAAATATCAACATGAATCCCATCTTGTGTATTTATTATAATTTTAGGAATTTCTTCGGGAAAAGGAATTCCATCAATTGATTTTTTTAATTTGTCTATATTGTAAAATTCAATCTTCAAGTTGTAACTTAGTAACATGGGTTATCCTTTATATTTTGCTAATGTAAAGTTTTTTACTATTTCTATTGAAAGATTTACCTCAACTTTATCAATGAATGGAGTGTCTGTAAACGCAAGACTTGTAATTATAGCTAATTCTTTAAGGCCAAAAGTTGGACTGTGGATACTAAAAGGAACTTGAGCTTGAAGTCTATTGGCTAGTTGTTCTTTTACAAGGTGGAGTCAAGTCGGAGCAAAGAATTGCCAAAAACAGTCATTTTGAGTGGCGATAGCATCTCTTGATATAAAGAGGTCAACTCTCCACCGCTTAATGAGATATTTTCACCCGTCATTACGGGGATGTAATTTACATATTCTGCTTTTCTATCATAATAGTTGATAACCGGTCTTTTAGAGCAGCTAGTATTATAAGTGTGATATTATCTGGTTTTTTGGTTTTACAAAGAACAATTGGGGAACATAGCCAAAGCCTCTAAGATCTGGCCTAGGAAATAGTACTAAAAAATTATCTGCTCCAAAAAGAGAAAATATTTGGATTGTTACATCTTTTGCTATTTGAAAAATCTCTGCAGACGATATTTTTTCGCTGTTAATAGTCATAAGTAATTACCTTTTCATCAAAATTATGGAATATCATTATCTATGTTTTCTTTGCTTTTTGGTTTTGATTTAGGTGGACTAGGGGTAGGTTCGAGATTATCTCTAAAAAACTGACCAACTAATGGCAAATTGGCAAAAAGACTTTTCAACTCTTTACAAAAAGCCCAATAATATGTGTTTTAAAAGTAAGCCATTAAGGTAATCAGTTACTATTTTGATGAATTTAAGTAGTAGTGGGTTCAAAACAGTGTTGGTTAAATTTGAAAGAGTTTGCTCAGCTGAGGCCAAACTGCTATCAATCTCTTCCTTAGTATTGGCTTTTTGTAATGCCTAAAGTTTTAAAATCGTTCATCATTTCAACCATCTTAGTAATTTTAGATCCCAGAGCTACTTCAGCTCTGCTTTGCCAAGCTTTTTAGCATTTTCTATATATTGGTCGCCCACCCCCGATCTTTTTAGTAGATCTAAAAGTCCATCTCCTTCTCCACCAAGGAGACTATTAACATCTTTGACAGCGTTCTCGCTGCTTATAACGCTGCTAGATTTTAGCATAGCTGAAAATTCTATTGCTTTTTTCAAGTTATCTGTAGTACTTAACTTATCTAAATCTCTTGGAGCACCTTTAAAGACGCCAGCCTGATATAAGAACTCTTTTTTTTCTAAGTCGCGTTCAAATCCTCTAGTTCTACCAAGAATCCCCCTTTTTCCTTTAGTTCCCATTATCTTATCCGTTCTTCTTTCGTAAAAAACGCGCTATTGAGAAGTTTAGTTTTATTCGTTTTGGATGTTTCTTTAAACTATTTTTAGCAAATCCCAAAAGACCGCCTCCTATTTTACTTATAGCATTGCTAATGACATTTCCTAAGGCGATGCCTATTGCAATTTTGGCAACAAGCCCCTTTCCTTGAGAGGCCGCTATCATTTTATTTTTTGCTTTTGATTCTTTTGTAAGTTCTTTATACCCCAATCTTCTTTTATCTTTATCTGATATTAAAGATCTTTTGAATGCCTCTTTTCTAGCTTTTTTAAAGCCCATCCCTTGTTTTATAAGCTTTTTAGTTTGTGTAAGTCTATATTTCTCAACACGTTATCTTAAGCTTTCAAATTTGGATTGTCTGCTTAATTCTTTTTTTCTTATCTGACAAATTATTTTTTACAATATCTTTAGTACCCCCCCAAACTAGATTTTCTAGGCTTAAGATATTTCTCCATTTTACTAATATTTTGTTCGATAGCCTTTTTTGTTGCTGTATGGTCAAGAATCCCTTTAAATTTAATGGTGAATTTGTTGCTCATTAAGCCTTCACTTATTGAGAATTAATTCATACAATTCTTTTTCTAATTTAAGATCGGCGATCTGGTTGACTTCAATAAGCTCATCACAAGGCAATTTCTTAACCGTGTTGTACGAGCAAATATTCATTATTACTGGAAAGTAGTACCTATCGTTCTTTATCTTGTCAAGCAAGTTAAAATACTTTTTTATGCTCTCATTAAGACTTACAATGGCTTGATCAAGCTCTCTATTTCTTTTGCATATAAGACAGACATAAGGCGATTAAATTGATTATGCTTGAGTGTAGGGCTTTTTAAGAATTTTGTAGCCATTTAATATCTTCTTTTTTGATAGTATTTAGTTAAGCTTATATGGCAATAATGGGATGCTTATTGTCTACTATAACATTTTCTGGAAAATCCTTATCAAGATTTTTTTATATACTCATATTGGAATTTGCCTTCGTCCGCAAGATTATTCATACATTCCCTCTTTACTTTAATTGTTTTTGTTATTTACATTTATTATTCTTATATTTATACTATAAACACTAAACATATTAATACATAGTAATTTAAAAACTAAAAACTAAAAACTAGAAACCAAATACAATAGTTACGTCTCTACTGTATTTTCTACATTATTTAAAATACCGTTAGCTAAATTATTAGGATAATCTATGCTTTTTATTGTCATTTTTCAAGACTTATAGATAAAGCTAACAAGCTTTATCTATAAGCTTTTCACATAGCTTAAAGATAATTTTCTATAAAAGTTATTTTTTTGTTTATTTTAACATCACGAAGCATCCTTTCAGCATTAACTGCTGTTTTCTTTGGCCCCAAGTTAGTCAAGATAAATAGAAATTAGACAATTGATATTAAAATATAATTGATATTAAAATATAATTGATATTAAAATATAATTGATATTAAAATATAATTGATATTAAAATATAATTTAAGACATTATGTTTATTATAGGAGTGTAAATATGAAAAAATTAATAAAAATATTACTGTCAAGTTTATTTTTACTACTCTCAATATCTTGTTCTTTAGATAATGAAGGTGTAAATTCAAAAGATTACGAATCAAAAAAACAGAGTATATTAGGTGAATTAAATCGGCTATTGGGGCAAACTACAAATTCACTAAAAGAAGCAAAAAACATAACAGATGATTTAAATGCATCAAATGAGGCAAATAAAGTTGTAGAAGTAGTTATAAGTGCGGTTAATTTAATTTCATCTGCTGCAGATCAGGTAAAAGGTGCAACAAAAAATATGCATGATTTAGCTCTAGTGGCAGAAATAGATTTAGAAAAAATAAAGGAATCTAGTGATAAAGCAATAGTTGCGGCTAATGTTGCAAAAGAAGCATATAACCTTACTAAAGCAGCAGAACAAAATATGCAAAAACTGTATAAAGAGCAGGAAGAGCAACTAAAAACACTATCTGATTCTGATGAAATAGAACAAGCTTCTGATGAAATAAAACAAGCTAAAGAGGCTGTAGAAATAGCTTGGAAAGCTACAGTAAAAGCAAAAGATGAGTTAATTGATGTAGAAAATGCAGTCAAAGAGGCATTGGATAAAATAAAGACAGAAACTGCAAACAATACAAAACTTGCAGATATAGAAGAAATAGCAGAGTTAGTATTACAAATAGCCAAGAATGTAAAGGAAATAGCGCAAGAAGTTGTGGCCCTGTTAAATACTTAAATATATTTTGATTAACTAGATTGTGGAATTAGCTAGAGTTTTTAAGAATAAATTTCTTAAACAAAAAAATAGCGATACAAAAAATGTAAGGCTAAAAGTATAGCTATTTTTAATAATGTTGATGAGCAAGTTAATAAAAAAGAATATTTCTTAGCTAAGATATGTGTGGTTACTATTATAATAGAGTCTTCTTTTAAAGAAGACTCTAATTTAAATATATTAATATTTAAATATTTTTTTATTCATTTTAAGACTTACTTAAAACATTTTTTGAATTTTTAATATAACCCATGATTTCATCAAGTTTATTCCCCCATATTTAAATTATTTTGTAATTGTGTTAGTTTCTTTGTGTGATTTCTATTGTTATGATCATTTTTATTAATGATGTTTTTTGTTTCTAATTTTAGTTATCGCATCATAAAAATCATTTCTTATTAAAGAATATTCATGTTTAAGGGGACATACACTCTCAATTAACTGGAGAATCCAGGATCTCTAATAAGATTCTCTATATATTTAATTGCTTTATCCCCTTTTTTTCTTTCTTGGTAGAAGGGAAAGGATCCCTTTTTTTTATCTCTTTTTTTGATTATGCTCAATTGAAATAGTTAGTATGCTTATTATTTTTAGATAATACGTTTGATGAAAAAAATAATAACAAATTAAAAATTTTTAGATTCTATATACACCTATTAGCAAGATCCATTACAAAACAAACAGTAACGCTACCCGAAAAAATATAGCATAACATCGAATAGAACATCGCCAAAATCTTGAAAATTAATATGAAAATTCCAAGTCTTCAAATCAAAATTATCAATACGTTAGCTACAATCTGGAAATTAGAAAAAATTGATAAAGATCTGCTCTGAAAGCCCAACATGTTCAAGAAGATATACAAATAGCTGAAATAATTGTTGTTCAACACGATTTTCTAGAGATTTTTAACATCAATTCCAAATATCAGATTAGTAGTGGAAAAAAACACTGATGAATAGAATAATTTACTTGTTTCTAAATTACGAAATATAAAAAATAGAGATATTTAAAGAAATGCTTGAAAAACTTAATAAAAATCCTCTGAAAAAATTTTCAACTCAAATTTTTCTTCATCAAATGGTGCTAGATATTCAATTTCAACTAGACAGGCATTTAAAAAAAATATAAGATGAATTATGCATGTTAAACCAAGAAGATTCTTAAGAATTATTACAATACATAGAAAAGAATTTAAAGACAAAACAAAACTTTGCTAAAACCTTAACCGCAACTATTGAAGCTTGTAATCGAAATTTTTTAGATATTGAAACAAATATAAAAAATCTCTAAGACCATTTTGTGAAAGAATACTTAGATTATTCCCTAGATT contains the following coding sequences:
- a CDS encoding DUF1322 family protein encodes the protein MCKRNRELDQAIVSLNESIKKYFNLLDKIKNDRYYFPVIMNICSYNTVKKLPCDELIEVNQIADLKLEKELYELILNK
- a CDS encoding OspD family protein, which gives rise to MKKLIKILLSSLFLLLSISCSLDNEGVNSKDYESKKQSILGELNRLLGQTTNSLKEAKNITDDLNASNEANKVVEVVISAVNLISSAADQVKGATKNMHDLALVAEIDLEKIKESSDKAIVAANVAKEAYNLTKAAEQNMQKLYKEQEEQLKTLSDSDEIEQASDEIKQAKEAVEIAWKATVKAKDELIDVENAVKEALDKIKTETANNTKLADIEEIAELVLQIAKNVKEIAQEVVALLNT